A stretch of Shinella zoogloeoides DNA encodes these proteins:
- a CDS encoding IS256 family transposase, with amino-acid sequence MTDDRLALSELAAKSGDSDFLRTIAESVLQLIMEADVDGLIGAGRYERGDSRQTWRNGYRDRSLDTRLGTLNLKIPKMRQGAYFPGFLEPRKMVEKALVAVIQEAWINGVSTRKVDELVQAMGMTGISKSSVSKLCKDIDERVNAFLKRPLSGDWPYLWLDATYLKVREGGRIVSVAAIIAVAVNTDGKREIVGLHIGPSEAEPFWTSFLRDLVRRGLTGVKLVISDAHEGLKAAITRILSATWQRCRVHATRNALAYVPKGQHTMVAAAIRQAFIQPDHDNAVQTWRHVADQLRARWPKLGTFMDNAEADVLAYMAFPAQHRTKLHSTNPLERLNKEVKRRADVVGIFPNEDSIVRLIGAVLLEANDEWQLLSRYMQVEAMAELNPPTIEEETTLQITPRAA; translated from the coding sequence ATGACCGACGACAGATTAGCTCTTTCCGAGCTTGCCGCGAAGAGTGGCGATAGCGATTTTCTGCGCACGATTGCCGAAAGCGTGCTGCAACTGATCATGGAAGCCGATGTTGATGGCCTGATCGGCGCTGGGCGCTATGAACGTGGCGACAGCCGCCAGACATGGCGCAACGGCTACCGCGACCGCTCGCTCGACACCCGGCTCGGCACGCTGAACCTGAAGATACCGAAGATGCGACAGGGAGCCTACTTTCCCGGCTTTCTGGAGCCGAGGAAGATGGTGGAGAAGGCGCTGGTGGCCGTGATCCAGGAGGCGTGGATCAACGGCGTCTCGACGCGCAAGGTCGATGAGCTGGTGCAGGCCATGGGCATGACCGGCATCTCCAAATCCTCCGTCTCCAAGCTGTGCAAGGATATCGACGAGCGGGTGAACGCCTTCCTCAAGCGCCCCCTTTCCGGTGACTGGCCATACCTCTGGCTCGACGCCACCTATCTGAAGGTGCGTGAGGGCGGTCGCATCGTGTCGGTGGCGGCGATAATCGCGGTGGCGGTCAACACGGACGGGAAGAGGGAGATTGTCGGCCTGCACATCGGCCCCTCCGAAGCCGAGCCGTTCTGGACGAGCTTCCTGCGTGATCTGGTCCGCCGAGGCCTCACCGGCGTCAAGCTGGTCATCTCCGATGCCCATGAAGGGCTGAAAGCGGCCATTACCCGTATCCTCAGCGCGACATGGCAGCGCTGCCGTGTTCATGCGACACGCAATGCGCTGGCCTACGTTCCCAAGGGCCAGCACACCATGGTCGCCGCCGCGATCCGTCAGGCTTTCATCCAGCCCGACCATGACAATGCCGTGCAGACCTGGCGGCATGTCGCCGACCAGCTCCGCGCCAGATGGCCCAAGCTCGGTACCTTCATGGACAATGCCGAAGCCGACGTGCTGGCCTACATGGCCTTCCCCGCCCAGCACCGCACGAAATTACATTCAACGAATCCACTCGAACGCCTCAACAAGGAGGTCAAGCGCCGTGCCGATGTCGTCGGCATCTTCCCCAACGAGGACAGCATCGTTCGCCTCATCGGCGCGGTTCTGCTCGAAGCCAACGACGAATGGCAGCTCCTGAGCCGATACATGCAGGTCGAGGCAATGGCCGAGCTAAACCCACCAACAATCGAAGAGGAAACTACACTTCAGATTACACCCAGAGCCGCCTGA
- a CDS encoding IS3 family transposase (programmed frameshift) gives MTSKTTNKFSPEVRARAVRMVVEHEAEHPSRWAAVSSIAAKIGCSAHTLNEWVKKAEVDSGKRAGLPSDVAEKMKALERENRELRQANEILRKASAYFCDGGARPPNEAMISFIDEHRSVLGVEPICRLLPIAPSTYYEVVAKRTDVGRLSARARRDMAMKVEIRRVFNENFQVYGVRKVWRQLQREGFDIARCTVARLMRMMGLQGIIRGKPIKTTVSDKSAPCPLDRVNRHFKAPAPNMLWLSDFTYVATWQGFVYVAFVIDAFARRIVGWRASRTAHAGFVLDALEQALHDRRPVKRGGLVHHSDRGSQYVSIRYSERLAEAGIEPSVGSVGDSYDNALAETINGLYKAEVIHRRGPWRNFEAVEFATLEWVDWFNNRRLLEPIGNIPPAEAEERYHAMLDAPAMAA, from the exons ATGACAAGCAAGACGACGAACAAGTTTTCTCCCGAAGTGCGCGCCCGCGCCGTTCGAATGGTTGTCGAGCATGAAGCAGAGCATCCTTCGCGGTGGGCGGCCGTGTCTTCCATAGCTGCCAAGATCGGCTGCTCGGCGCATACGCTCAATGAATGGGTGAAGAAGGCTGAGGTGGACAGCGGCAAGCGAGCTGGCCTGCCGAGTGACGTCGCCGAGAAGATGAAGGCTCTGGAGCGGGAGAACCGCGAGCTTCGTCAGGCCAACGAGATTTTGCGCAAAGCCTCTGCGTATT TTTGCGATGGCGGAGCTCGACCGCCCAATGAAGCGATGATTTCCTTCATCGACGAACACCGCTCGGTGCTCGGGGTCGAGCCGATCTGCAGGCTGCTGCCGATTGCCCCGTCCACCTATTATGAAGTCGTCGCCAAGCGCACGGACGTGGGTCGCCTATCGGCCCGCGCCCGGCGCGATATGGCTATGAAAGTCGAGATACGCCGGGTGTTCAACGAGAACTTCCAGGTCTATGGCGTGCGGAAAGTGTGGCGACAGTTGCAGCGAGAAGGCTTCGATATCGCTCGCTGCACCGTCGCAAGGCTCATGAGAATGATGGGTCTTCAAGGCATCATTCGTGGCAAGCCGATCAAAACCACTGTATCGGACAAGTCTGCCCCGTGTCCGCTCGACCGCGTCAATCGCCACTTCAAGGCTCCCGCGCCGAACATGCTGTGGTTATCCGATTTCACCTATGTCGCGACCTGGCAGGGCTTCGTTTACGTGGCCTTCGTGATCGATGCCTTTGCCCGACGTATCGTCGGTTGGCGGGCAAGCCGGACTGCCCATGCGGGCTTTGTCCTCGATGCTCTGGAGCAGGCACTTCATGATCGGCGGCCCGTCAAACGGGGCGGGCTGGTTCATCATTCCGACCGCGGCTCGCAATACGTGTCGATTCGCTATTCTGAGCGGCTGGCGGAGGCGGGCATCGAGCCGTCTGTCGGGAGCGTCGGTGATTCCTATGACAACGCTCTCGCCGAAACGATCAACGGCCTTTACAAAGCCGAGGTCATCCATCGCCGGGGACCATGGCGCAACTTCGAAGCCGTGGAGTTCGCCACACTCGAATGGGTGGACTGGTTCAACAACCGACGCCTTCTGGAGCCCATCGGCAACATACCGCCAGCCGAGGCAGAAGAACGATACCATGCCATGCTGGACGCGCCAGCCATGGCCGCATAA
- a CDS encoding type I restriction endonuclease subunit R gives MTDDVFYSQAEAKGASAGFSEGLVEEAVLATFKDLGYLYQPSQVISPDGSAPARLAYGDVLLLQVLAAAVERLNPNIPPDARDQAIRQLSISETPSLVEENRRIHRLITEGVDVEFGIGDGQVKGDKLWLIDFDHPEANDFWVTNQFTVAEGKYTRRPDVMVFVNGLPLGIIELKNAGSEAATIDHAFQQLQTYKAQIPSLFRTNAVMIASDGMLARIGSLTADEERFMPWRSVTGADGDFTPHGPYEMDTLLRGVFDKERFLALIRDFIVFGDQGAGAFKIIGGYHQFHGARKAITSAIEAVKPDGNRKIGVIWHTQGSGKSFLMAFLGGLIVRSRELENPTLIVLTDRNDLDDQLFGTFSLCKDLIRQTPEQANGRDDLRRLLNRASGGVIFTTVQKFTPEAGEERFPMLTDRRNVIVMADEAHRSQYGFDSKLDKETGKRRYGYAHYIREALPKASFIGFTGTPIEGDDVNTPAIFGEYIDIYDISRAVEDKATVPIYYESRLARIELNEDEKPKIDAEIEAMLEDDTLSEQEKQKAKWTTVERLVGSKKRLTQIAADLVVHLEKRVEGLPGKAMAVCMSRRICVDLYNEIVALRPEWHSDDDDKGAIKIVMTGSAPDPLEWQPHIGNKRRRDDLAKRARKLDDPLKLVIVRDMWLTGFDAPCMHTMYIDKPMHGHGLMQAIARVNRVFKDKPGGLIVDYIGIAQNLKKALAQYSQSDRDKTGIDEEAAVAVLLEKYEIVRAMFNAHDYSLGMSGTPQQRLKALADGIDWILKGQEREAAKVEGIEAKKKAHRRYQDSVLELSKAYALASASDAAAEIRDEVGFFQAVRAALVKTTATGKMSDKAKSLAVEQLLNQAVANAEIVDILKAAGLQSPDISVLSDEFLADVQRMEKKNLALEALKKLLNGEIRSRSQSNVVQSKAFSKRLEDAVARYHANAISTVEMIQELIALAKEMQVAVARGEELGLSPEEIAFYDALAANDSAVEAMGSEQLRVIAHELVQQMRNSATVDWHHKSSARAKMRVLVKRVLKKFGYPPDLEQEAVQTVLAQAELLLREVAGPH, from the coding sequence ATGACGGATGATGTTTTCTACAGCCAGGCCGAGGCGAAAGGCGCAAGCGCCGGCTTCTCCGAAGGTCTTGTCGAGGAGGCTGTTCTCGCAACCTTCAAAGACCTTGGCTACCTCTATCAGCCCTCGCAGGTCATCTCCCCCGATGGCTCTGCTCCCGCCCGTCTGGCTTATGGCGATGTGCTGCTATTGCAGGTGCTGGCCGCTGCCGTTGAGCGCTTGAACCCGAACATTCCGCCGGACGCCCGCGATCAGGCGATCCGCCAGCTTTCCATAAGCGAAACGCCGTCTCTGGTGGAGGAAAACCGCCGCATCCACCGTCTGATCACCGAGGGCGTCGATGTCGAATTCGGTATTGGCGATGGTCAGGTGAAGGGTGACAAGCTGTGGCTGATCGACTTTGATCACCCGGAGGCTAACGACTTCTGGGTGACCAACCAATTCACCGTGGCCGAGGGCAAATACACCAGACGCCCCGATGTTATGGTCTTCGTCAACGGCTTGCCGCTCGGCATCATCGAGCTGAAGAATGCAGGCAGCGAGGCGGCGACGATCGACCACGCCTTCCAGCAGCTCCAAACTTACAAGGCCCAGATACCATCGCTCTTTCGCACCAATGCCGTGATGATTGCCTCTGACGGCATGTTGGCCCGCATCGGCTCGCTGACAGCGGACGAGGAGCGCTTCATGCCCTGGCGCTCGGTGACCGGGGCAGACGGCGATTTCACGCCGCACGGTCCCTATGAAATGGACACGCTGCTACGGGGTGTCTTCGACAAGGAACGGTTCCTGGCCCTCATCCGCGACTTCATCGTGTTCGGGGATCAGGGAGCCGGAGCCTTCAAGATCATCGGCGGCTACCACCAGTTCCACGGCGCCCGCAAGGCGATTACCAGCGCGATCGAGGCGGTAAAGCCGGACGGTAACCGCAAGATAGGTGTGATCTGGCACACTCAGGGTTCAGGCAAGAGCTTCTTGATGGCATTCCTGGGCGGCTTGATTGTCCGATCGCGTGAGCTGGAAAATCCCACGCTGATCGTGCTTACAGATCGCAACGACCTCGATGATCAGCTCTTCGGCACCTTCAGTCTTTGCAAGGATTTGATCCGTCAGACGCCCGAACAGGCCAACGGCCGGGATGATTTGCGGCGGCTTTTGAACCGGGCATCGGGTGGGGTGATTTTCACCACGGTGCAGAAATTCACGCCTGAAGCGGGCGAGGAACGCTTCCCGATGCTGACGGATCGCCGCAATGTCATCGTCATGGCGGACGAGGCTCACCGTAGCCAATATGGGTTCGACTCCAAGCTGGACAAGGAAACCGGCAAGCGGCGCTACGGGTACGCTCACTATATCCGCGAGGCGCTGCCTAAGGCCTCCTTCATTGGCTTCACCGGGACCCCAATCGAGGGGGACGACGTCAACACGCCCGCGATCTTCGGCGAGTACATCGACATCTACGACATCAGCAGGGCGGTCGAGGACAAGGCGACGGTCCCGATCTATTACGAGAGCCGCTTGGCCCGCATCGAGTTGAACGAGGACGAGAAGCCGAAGATCGATGCTGAGATCGAGGCTATGCTCGAAGACGACACGCTGAGTGAGCAGGAGAAGCAGAAGGCCAAGTGGACGACCGTCGAGCGGTTGGTGGGCTCGAAGAAGCGCCTCACCCAGATCGCTGCCGATCTTGTCGTACACCTCGAAAAGCGCGTTGAAGGCCTGCCTGGCAAGGCGATGGCGGTTTGCATGAGCCGCCGCATATGCGTCGACCTCTACAACGAGATCGTGGCACTTCGGCCCGAATGGCATTCGGACGATGACGACAAGGGTGCGATCAAGATCGTCATGACCGGTTCGGCGCCAGACCCCCTCGAATGGCAGCCGCATATCGGCAACAAAAGGCGGCGCGACGATCTCGCCAAGCGAGCCCGAAAGCTCGACGATCCGCTTAAGCTGGTGATAGTGCGTGACATGTGGCTCACCGGCTTCGATGCGCCATGCATGCACACAATGTACATCGACAAGCCGATGCACGGCCACGGCCTGATGCAGGCAATCGCTCGCGTTAATCGCGTCTTCAAGGACAAGCCGGGTGGGTTAATCGTCGACTACATCGGCATCGCCCAGAACTTGAAGAAGGCGTTGGCACAGTACTCGCAGTCCGACCGTGACAAAACCGGCATCGACGAGGAGGCAGCCGTGGCCGTGCTTCTGGAGAAGTACGAGATCGTGCGCGCTATGTTCAACGCCCATGACTACAGCCTCGGAATGTCGGGCACACCACAGCAGCGTTTGAAGGCGTTGGCTGATGGAATCGACTGGATACTGAAGGGGCAGGAGAGGGAGGCCGCGAAGGTTGAGGGTATCGAGGCGAAGAAAAAGGCGCACCGCCGCTACCAAGATTCTGTGCTTGAGCTGAGCAAGGCTTATGCGCTGGCATCAGCAAGCGATGCAGCGGCGGAAATTCGCGACGAGGTTGGCTTCTTCCAGGCGGTGCGTGCCGCGCTGGTGAAGACCACCGCAACCGGCAAGATGTCGGACAAGGCCAAGTCGCTCGCTGTCGAGCAGCTCCTTAATCAGGCCGTCGCCAACGCCGAGATCGTCGATATTCTGAAAGCTGCCGGACTGCAGTCTCCCGACATCTCGGTTCTTTCGGACGAGTTCCTTGCTGATGTTCAGCGCATGGAGAAGAAGAACCTTGCGCTTGAAGCTCTGAAGAAGCTGCTGAATGGCGAAATCAGAAGCCGCTCGCAATCCAACGTCGTTCAGTCGAAAGCCTTCTCCAAGCGACTGGAAGATGCGGTGGCACGTTACCACGCCAACGCGATCTCCACGGTCGAGATGATCCAGGAGCTAATCGCGCTTGCTAAGGAGATGCAGGTTGCAGTTGCGCGCGGGGAAGAACTGGGACTTTCGCCGGAGGAGATCGCTTTCTATGACGCGCTCGCAGCCAATGACAGCGCCGTTGAGGCCATGGGCAGTGAGCAGCTTCGCGTGATCGCCCATGAGCTTGTCCAGCAGATGCGCAACTCAGCGACGGTCGACTGGCATCACAAGTCAAGCGCTCGAGCCAAGATGCGGGTGCTGGTCAAGCGCGTCCTCAAGAAGTTCGGCTATCCACCCGATCTGGAGCAGGAGGCGGTTCAGACCGTGCTGGCACAGGCGGAGCTGTTGTTGAGGGAGGTGGCTGGGCCGCACTGA
- a CDS encoding IS256 family transposase, whose amino-acid sequence MTDDMMNLRSLVEKSADADLLREMIGFAAEKLMALEVGTKTGAGYGEKNEFRLAQRNGYRDRDWETRAGTVELRIPKLRTGSYFPSFLEPRRMAEKALTAVIQEAYIQGVSTRSVDDLVKAMGMSGISKSQVSRLCEEIDDKVKAFLDRPIEGEWPYLWIDATYLKVRRGGRIVSVAVIIAVGVNTDGRREVLGMEIGTSEAEPIWTEFLRKLTRRGLRGVKLAVSDAHEGIKAAVSKVLSATWQRCRVHFMRNALAHAGKSGRRVVSAFIATAFAQDTPETASTQWRNVADQIRQKVPKLAQLMDTAEEDVLAYMTFPRQHWTKLHSTNPIERLNGEIKRRTEVVGIFPNDGAIVRLVGALLLEQNDEWAVQRSRYMTLETIATMSDDPLISLPAAS is encoded by the coding sequence ATGACCGACGACATGATGAACCTGCGCTCACTCGTTGAGAAGAGTGCCGACGCCGATTTGCTGCGCGAGATGATCGGCTTTGCTGCCGAGAAGCTGATGGCGCTGGAGGTCGGCACGAAGACCGGCGCGGGCTACGGCGAGAAGAATGAGTTCCGACTTGCCCAACGTAACGGCTATCGCGACCGGGATTGGGAGACACGTGCTGGCACCGTCGAGCTGCGCATTCCGAAGCTTCGCACAGGCAGCTATTTCCCGAGTTTCCTTGAGCCGCGCCGGATGGCTGAGAAGGCTCTGACGGCGGTGATCCAGGAAGCCTATATCCAGGGCGTTTCGACTCGCTCCGTCGACGACCTGGTCAAGGCCATGGGCATGTCGGGCATCTCCAAGAGCCAGGTGTCTCGGTTGTGCGAAGAGATCGATGACAAGGTGAAGGCCTTCCTCGACAGACCCATCGAAGGGGAATGGCCCTATCTGTGGATCGATGCCACCTACCTCAAGGTTCGTCGCGGCGGCCGCATCGTCTCCGTTGCCGTCATCATCGCCGTGGGTGTGAACACCGACGGTCGACGCGAGGTGCTTGGGATGGAGATCGGCACATCCGAGGCTGAGCCAATCTGGACAGAATTCCTGCGCAAGCTGACCAGGCGAGGCCTGCGCGGAGTGAAGCTCGCGGTCTCCGATGCCCATGAAGGGATCAAGGCCGCTGTCTCCAAGGTTCTATCGGCTACCTGGCAGAGGTGCAGGGTTCACTTCATGAGAAATGCGCTGGCCCATGCCGGAAAGAGCGGCCGACGAGTGGTCTCCGCCTTCATCGCCACGGCCTTCGCCCAGGATACGCCGGAGACCGCAAGCACTCAGTGGCGCAACGTCGCCGACCAGATCAGGCAGAAAGTGCCGAAGCTCGCCCAACTCATGGACACCGCTGAAGAAGACGTGCTCGCCTATATGACCTTTCCCAGGCAGCACTGGACCAAGCTTCACAGCACCAATCCCATCGAGCGCCTCAATGGCGAGATCAAGCGGCGCACCGAGGTCGTCGGCATCTTCCCCAACGATGGCGCCATCGTCCGCCTCGTCGGCGCACTGCTGCTTGAACAGAACGACGAATGGGCCGTCCAGCGGTCCCGATACATGACCCTTGAGACCATCGCCACAATGAGCGATGATCCGCTCATCAGCCTGCCAGCGGCAAGCTGA
- a CDS encoding restriction endonuclease subunit S: protein MTKFVLLQDLLEYTRDGEWGKGEAGNGLVEMAVIRGTDFAAVRFNNFSSVPTRYIPASVAARKKLQPGDILLETAGGTKDQPTGRSVFLSDRHFSQIDVPLTCASFSRFLRVKRDLVSPRYLFWYLQSIYENREMLPYHIQHTGVARFQYTDFASQWRVPIPSLGYQNAIADILGSLDDKIELNRCMNETLEALAQAIFRDWFVDFGPTRRKLGGATDPLTIMGGLVQDTECAQALADLFPAALGDDGLPEGWAHRPFGSLLSDTIGGDWGKDTSEGENAHPVAIIRGTDFPEIEAGGVGKVPTRYTTVKKAVRRKLLPSDILIEVSGGSPTQPTGRSI from the coding sequence ATGACTAAATTCGTCTTGTTGCAAGATCTCTTGGAATACACCCGCGATGGGGAGTGGGGAAAAGGTGAAGCCGGCAACGGATTGGTGGAAATGGCCGTAATCCGTGGCACAGATTTCGCGGCGGTCCGTTTTAACAACTTCTCCTCCGTTCCCACGCGGTACATTCCTGCAAGCGTGGCAGCCAGGAAGAAGTTGCAGCCGGGCGATATCCTGCTTGAGACTGCGGGCGGAACCAAGGACCAACCAACAGGACGGTCTGTCTTCCTGTCAGATAGACATTTTTCTCAAATCGACGTCCCGCTGACCTGCGCCAGCTTTAGCCGGTTCCTTCGTGTCAAAAGGGACTTGGTCAGTCCACGGTATTTGTTCTGGTACCTTCAATCAATTTACGAAAATCGGGAGATGCTCCCGTATCACATCCAACATACTGGTGTGGCTCGATTTCAGTACACGGATTTCGCATCTCAGTGGCGAGTTCCCATTCCGAGCCTTGGTTATCAAAATGCCATCGCTGACATCCTCGGCTCTCTGGACGACAAGATCGAACTAAATCGGTGTATGAACGAGACGCTCGAGGCGTTGGCACAAGCGATCTTCCGCGACTGGTTCGTGGATTTCGGCCCTACCCGCCGCAAGCTGGGAGGCGCAACCGATCCCCTGACCATCATGGGCGGCCTCGTGCAGGACACCGAATGTGCACAAGCCCTTGCAGATCTGTTCCCGGCTGCTCTTGGGGATGATGGGCTGCCGGAGGGGTGGGCACATCGACCGTTTGGAAGCCTTTTATCAGACACCATTGGAGGGGACTGGGGCAAAGACACCTCTGAAGGTGAAAACGCCCACCCTGTAGCGATAATTCGCGGAACAGATTTTCCCGAAATAGAAGCTGGAGGTGTGGGCAAGGTGCCAACTCGCTACACTACAGTCAAGAAAGCAGTACGACGGAAGCTCCTCCCCTCAGACATACTGATTGAGGTCTCAGGAGGCAGCCCTACGCAACCCACCGGACGCTCAATCTGA
- a CDS encoding type I restriction-modification system subunit M, which yields MAKENNGDLGFTVELFKAADKLRGNLEPSEYKHVALGLIFLKYISDAFDGLHAKLEADEYADAEDPEEYLAENVFWVPKEARWGHLQANAKRPEIGKLIDEAMEAIERFPSNEGLKGVLPKNYARPTLNKTMLGELIDLFSNIGLHDSKDTAKDLLGRVYEYFLSGFAGSEGKRGGEFFTPRSVVRTLVEILEPYKGRVYDPCCGSGGMFVQSEKFIEEHGGRRNDIAVYGQEINHTTWRLAKMNLAVQGIDADIRWNNEGSFHRDELPDLKADFILANPPFNISDWGGERLAEDARWKFGIPPKGNANFGWLQHIIHHLAPRGTAGVVLANGSMSSQQSGEGDIRKAMIEADQVDCMVALPGQLFYSTQIPACLWILARDKSANGHRDRRGEILFIDARKLGFMVDRVRREFTAEDVEKIAGTYHRWRSKPETRTNNGWPDYADEPGFCKSASLEEVRGHGHVLTPGRYVGAADAEDDGVSFAEKFDGLREALLAQFEEGRRLESQIEANLVRLND from the coding sequence GTGGCAAAAGAGAATAATGGTGACCTCGGCTTTACCGTCGAGCTTTTTAAGGCAGCGGACAAGCTCAGGGGCAATCTGGAGCCGTCCGAATACAAGCATGTGGCGCTCGGCCTGATCTTCCTGAAATACATCTCCGATGCCTTCGATGGCCTTCACGCCAAGCTGGAAGCAGACGAATATGCCGATGCGGAAGACCCGGAGGAATATCTTGCGGAAAATGTCTTCTGGGTACCGAAGGAGGCCCGCTGGGGCCACCTTCAGGCCAATGCCAAGCGGCCGGAGATTGGCAAGCTGATCGATGAGGCAATGGAGGCGATCGAGCGCTTTCCGTCGAATGAGGGCCTGAAGGGCGTTTTGCCGAAGAACTACGCCCGCCCGACGCTGAACAAGACCATGCTCGGCGAGTTGATCGACCTCTTCTCCAACATCGGCCTGCATGACAGCAAAGATACGGCGAAGGACCTGCTGGGCCGGGTCTACGAATATTTCCTCTCCGGTTTCGCCGGCTCAGAAGGCAAGCGCGGCGGCGAGTTCTTCACACCCCGTTCCGTTGTGCGCACCCTGGTCGAAATCCTGGAGCCATACAAGGGACGCGTCTATGACCCTTGCTGCGGTTCGGGCGGCATGTTCGTGCAGTCGGAAAAGTTCATCGAGGAGCATGGCGGGCGGCGCAATGACATTGCCGTCTATGGCCAGGAGATCAACCACACCACCTGGCGTCTGGCCAAGATGAACCTCGCCGTGCAGGGAATCGATGCCGATATCCGCTGGAACAACGAGGGCAGTTTTCACCGTGATGAACTGCCGGACCTTAAGGCCGATTTCATTCTCGCTAACCCGCCCTTCAACATTTCCGATTGGGGCGGCGAGCGGCTGGCGGAAGATGCCCGCTGGAAGTTCGGCATTCCGCCCAAGGGCAATGCAAACTTCGGCTGGCTGCAGCATATCATCCACCACCTTGCCCCCCGTGGCACGGCTGGGGTGGTGCTGGCCAATGGCTCCATGTCCTCGCAGCAGTCCGGCGAAGGCGATATCCGCAAGGCAATGATCGAGGCGGATCAGGTGGATTGCATGGTGGCTCTGCCAGGCCAACTTTTCTATTCCACCCAGATTCCTGCCTGCCTCTGGATATTGGCCCGCGACAAAAGCGCCAATGGCCACCGCGACCGACGCGGCGAAATCCTCTTCATCGATGCCCGCAAGCTGGGCTTCATGGTAGACCGTGTGCGCCGCGAGTTTACGGCAGAGGATGTCGAGAAGATTGCGGGCACCTATCATCGCTGGCGCTCGAAGCCGGAAACACGGACTAACAACGGTTGGCCGGACTATGCGGACGAGCCGGGTTTCTGCAAATCAGCAAGTCTTGAGGAGGTGCGTGGCCACGGTCATGTACTCACGCCGGGGCGCTATGTGGGTGCGGCGGATGCCGAAGATGATGGCGTGTCATTTGCCGAGAAATTTGATGGATTGAGAGAGGCGCTGCTGGCTCAGTTCGAGGAAGGGCGGCGATTGGAATCGCAGATCGAAGCCAACTTGGTGCGCCTCAATGACTAA
- a CDS encoding BON domain-containing protein, whose translation MVFKEGTFKGELPEHFDGPHPARLETAVADALSMAGDVDASDIAVTCVGTRILLSGSVGSADEAGRAVAVAASLKDVSEVDSRLTWL comes from the coding sequence ATGGTCTTCAAGGAAGGCACCTTCAAGGGCGAGCTGCCCGAGCATTTCGATGGGCCGCATCCCGCACGGCTGGAAACGGCGGTCGCCGATGCGCTCTCCATGGCGGGCGATGTGGATGCGTCCGATATCGCCGTGACCTGCGTTGGAACACGTATCCTGCTGTCCGGCAGCGTCGGTTCTGCCGATGAGGCCGGGCGGGCGGTGGCGGTGGCTGCTTCGCTCAAGGATGTGAGCGAGGTCGACAGCCGGCTCACCTGGCTCTAG